In Gymnogyps californianus isolate 813 chromosome 1, ASM1813914v2, whole genome shotgun sequence, the following are encoded in one genomic region:
- the SHISA8 gene encoding protein shisa-8 has protein sequence MAPRSRGRMEPSYVVGICCLVLLEPGRVWSGEHSTGGPGESGNGSQAPAAETTAPAPTGAAPPAGDRCRGYYDVMGQWDPPFNCNAGIYQYCCGTCGYRFCCQFKPGRLDQSGCSNYDTPNWVNTGQPPARVDETPEDPTRDKTNMIVYIICGVVAIMVLVGIFTKLGLEKAQGPQTEMTVSRTLTDLLKQPGHSPSEHVDGLMGGVQVPLGEGLARGPPRNGTDKPPLNNAVAIAPPLGRPHSHGKRLPLASSLALPPPAYAAYATLKAGESAPEDFYRRFGGPEAHPASALPFPPTEAPALPEGCPTAKAKGPKLPGGPSFPGGWEGGPPRGPRRPGLATLRPEGPPEAFGPATPLYGQPPWHLTTNSKTEVTV, from the exons ATGGCCCCCCGGAGCCGCGGGCGGATGGAGCCGAGCTACGTCGTGGGCATCTgctgcctggtgctgctggagccGGGCCGGGTGTGGAGCGGCGAGCACAGCACTGGGGGGCCCGGCGAGAGCGGGAACGGCAGCCAGGCACCGGCGGCGGAGACCACGGCCCCCGCGCCCACCGGGGCGGCACCACCGGCGGGGGACCGCTGCCGCGGTTACTACGACGTGATGGGGCAGTGGGACCCGCCATTCAACTGCAACGCCGGCATCTACCAGTACTGCTGTGGGACCTGCGGGTACCGCTTCTGCTGCCAGTTCAAGCCCGGGCGGCTGGACCAGAGCGGCTGCTCCAACTACGACACCCCCAATTGGGTCAACACAGGCCAGCCGCCCGCCCGGGTGGACGAGACCCCCGAGGACCCCACTCGCGACAAGACCAACATGATCGTCTACATCATCTGCGGCGTGGTGGCCATCATGGTGCTGGTGGGCATCTTCACCaagctgggcctggagaaggcacaGGGTCCCCAGACGGAGATGACCGTCTCCAG GACACTGACGGACCTGCTGAAACAGCCAGGCCACAGCCCCTCCGAGCACGTGGATGGCCTCATGGGGGGTGTGCAGGTCCCTCTGGGTGAGGGCCTGGCCCGGGGGCCCCCCAGGAATGGCACAG ACAAGCCGCCCTTGAACAACGCGGTGGCCATTGCCCCCCCGCTGGGGCGGCCCCACAGCCACGGCAAGCGCCTGCCGCTGGCCAGCAGCCTGGCCCTGCCACCCCCCGCCTATGCTGCCTACGCCACCCTCAAGGCTGGAG AGAGCGCCCCTGAGGACTTCTACAGGCGGTTCGGGGGGCCAGAGGCGCACCCCGCCAGCGCCCTGCCCTTCCCGCCCACTGAGGCCCCGGCACTGCCCGAGGGCTGCCCCACAGCCAAGGCCAAGGGCCCCAAGCTGCCGGGGGGCCCATCCTTCCcggggggctgggagggaggccccccccgcggcccccgccgGCCTGGCCTGGCCACCCTGCGACCCGAGGGGCCGCCCGAGGCCTTCGGCCCTGCCACCCCGCTGTACGGCCAGCCCCCCTGGCACCTCACCACCAACAGCAAGACTGAGGTCACCGTCTGA
- the TNFRSF13C gene encoding tumor necrosis factor receptor superfamily member 13C yields the protein MWELGSHSQSAMSSSGKATASSSCLSSECFDLLTRSCVKCSDLFKDNTTEPARTAPTSALAPTLPSVDLPSTLLIFGVPAVVVLILAAAALWGFLACKVGKRRRKRKAADEEAKANMDAASPLPSPGCQDPAVPEGDAGLALAPCLHLNGGLNMVGPPRKAGAKRRPCCQGDADGDIILLSAVYPQHEECNHSFPLPATELGATALVTTKTTQNCAGEERA from the exons ATGTGGGAGCTGGGCTCTCACTCCCAGTCTGCCATGTCCTCGTCAGGAAAAGCCACcgcatcctcctcctgcctctcctccgAGTGCTTCGACCTCCTGACCAGGTCCTGCGTCAAGTGCTCCGACTTGTTCAAGGACAACACAA CAGAGCCCGCCCGCACAGCGCCCACCTCCGCCCTGGCCCCCACCCTCCCCTCGGTGGACCTGCCCAGCACCCTCCTGATCTTTGGGGTCCCAGCAGTGGTGGTGCTCATCCTGGCTGCGGCTGCCCTCTGGGGCTTCCTGGCCTGCAAGGTGGGGAAgcggaggaggaagaggaaggcgGCAGACGAGGAGGCCAAAG CAAACATGGACGCTGCCAGCCCGCTGCCCAGCCCGGGCTGCCAGGACCCTGCTGTGCCAGAGGGAGATGCCGGCCTGGCCCTGGCTCCATGCCTGCATCTCAACGGAGGCCTGAACATGGTGGGGCCACCCAGGAAAGCCGGGGCAAAGCGGAGGCCGTGCTGCCAGGGCGATGCCGATGGCGACATCATCCTGCTCTCCGCTGTGTACCCCCAGCACGAGGAGTGCAACCACAGCTTCCCGCTGCCCGCCACCGAGCTGGGGGCCACGGCCCTGGTCACCACCAAAACCACCCAGAACTGTGCCGGAGAGGAGAGAGCCTGA